The Arenicella xantha genome window below encodes:
- a CDS encoding M23 family metallopeptidase encodes MLFADILKGSDRTQPASRTPIRKHHWVLGTLVVLTGSWITHTTTATIKPLPDAIAPTAGALELSNDAENISEISPVPSNDIASLADLEKVNIETLGDDLPLAAPIEVLISKQHVIKSGESLGVIFRKEGLGYSLPHKLAEHPIAGKLTSITVGKALTFKFDQANSLRQIRYPTSYLTELVVDIQDGEITGADVRDLAYSTHKQTASAEITSSLYEAAMDAKLSNNITMDMVKIFGWDIDFVQDIRVGDRFHVVYEDHRVGDKKVADGDILAAEFTTQGQTYRAIRFVDQQGEVSYYTPEGDSMLGTFLRSPVEFSRISSRFGKRRHPISKKWKTHKGVDYAASRGTPIIATADGKVIHAGNKGGYGKTIVLRHAGRFTTLYAHMNGFAKGVKSGTRVKQGQTIGYVGTTGYSTGPHLHYEFQVDGVHRNSLTYKTPKASSVKPEDRKDFEALVASLSKELDSVQTDYLLAKAKSSTTLL; translated from the coding sequence ATGCTGTTCGCGGACATCCTAAAAGGAAGTGACCGCACTCAACCCGCTAGCCGAACACCAATTCGTAAACATCACTGGGTACTAGGTACCTTAGTGGTATTAACCGGCAGTTGGATAACACATACCACGACCGCAACCATAAAGCCGTTGCCCGACGCTATAGCGCCGACAGCAGGCGCCTTGGAGCTGTCAAACGATGCGGAAAATATAAGCGAAATCTCACCTGTACCCAGTAACGACATAGCATCTCTAGCAGACCTCGAAAAGGTCAATATAGAGACGCTCGGCGATGATTTACCGTTAGCCGCGCCGATTGAAGTGCTGATCTCCAAACAACATGTTATTAAATCTGGTGAATCCCTAGGGGTTATTTTCCGCAAAGAAGGCTTAGGTTATTCGCTGCCGCACAAACTGGCTGAGCACCCAATAGCTGGGAAACTGACATCTATTACCGTCGGTAAAGCATTAACCTTCAAATTTGATCAAGCTAATTCACTACGCCAGATCCGCTATCCAACCAGCTACTTAACCGAGCTAGTTGTTGACATTCAAGACGGCGAAATCACCGGTGCCGACGTTCGAGACTTAGCGTATTCAACACATAAACAAACCGCGTCAGCGGAAATCACCTCATCACTTTATGAGGCGGCCATGGACGCGAAGTTAAGCAACAACATTACCATGGACATGGTCAAAATCTTCGGATGGGATATTGATTTTGTGCAAGATATCCGCGTCGGCGATCGATTCCATGTGGTCTACGAAGACCATCGAGTTGGCGACAAAAAGGTCGCTGATGGAGACATTCTAGCGGCTGAATTCACAACTCAAGGGCAAACCTATCGCGCGATTCGCTTTGTTGACCAACAAGGTGAAGTCAGCTACTACACGCCAGAAGGCGATAGCATGTTGGGCACCTTTCTTCGCTCACCGGTAGAGTTTAGTCGCATTTCCTCGCGTTTTGGTAAGCGGCGTCATCCGATCTCAAAAAAATGGAAAACGCATAAAGGCGTCGATTACGCAGCAAGCCGTGGAACACCAATTATAGCCACCGCTGACGGCAAAGTGATTCACGCCGGTAATAAGGGCGGCTACGGTAAAACTATTGTGTTACGCCACGCCGGCCGATTCACCACCCTGTACGCACACATGAACGGTTTCGCTAAAGGCGTAAAGTCCGGCACCCGAGTAAAACAAGGTCAAACCATCGGCTACGTGGGCACCACCGGATACTCAACCGGCCCACATTTACACTACGAATTTCAGGTTGATGGCGTCCATCGCAACTCATTGACCTACAAAACACCAAAAGCCTCATCAGTGAAGCCGGAAGACCGAAAGGACTTTGAGGCGTTAGTAGCCAGCTTAAGCAAAGAGCTCGACTCAGTGCAAACTGATTACTTATTAGCGAAAGCCAAAAGCTCGACTACACTCTTATAA
- a CDS encoding anhydro-N-acetylmuramic acid kinase yields MIEYYIGLMSGTSMDGIDAALVAFESSTRLSVIDTEFTPFPDHLRSAIAEAARPNSSLLNIQDSPLHTELAQHYSNAALSLLDKSQFSRSKIRAIANHGQTVRHEPNATPPFSLQLGDGQIIANRTKVTTITQFRQADLAAGGQGAPLMPAFHNAIFCDGSSTNKFVLNLGGIANISRLGDNPIGFDTGPSNCLLDQWIEHHLGKRFDLNGQWANTGSVLEPVLEKLMHDPYLQQANPKSTGTDYYNLEWLAQQISDLETFAAQDIQATLLAFTVETIALALQQLNAAQGSLYVCGGGAQNQALMLKLRAKLANFEVATTDKIGVPSDWVEAVGFAWLGYCFMQQIPSNLPSVTGASAAVVLGERFEPNS; encoded by the coding sequence ATGATTGAGTATTACATTGGCCTAATGTCCGGCACCAGCATGGACGGCATTGACGCCGCCTTAGTGGCGTTCGAGTCCAGCACTCGCCTATCGGTGATCGATACCGAGTTCACGCCGTTTCCAGACCATTTGAGAAGCGCCATTGCAGAGGCTGCGCGCCCCAATAGCTCGTTACTCAACATTCAAGACTCCCCTCTGCACACCGAACTCGCACAACACTATTCAAATGCGGCATTGTCGTTGCTCGACAAATCCCAGTTCAGTCGCAGTAAAATTCGCGCGATTGCTAACCATGGGCAAACGGTTCGCCATGAACCAAACGCCACACCACCGTTTAGCCTCCAGTTAGGCGACGGCCAAATAATCGCCAACCGCACCAAAGTGACCACGATCACACAGTTCCGTCAAGCCGATTTGGCCGCTGGCGGCCAAGGCGCACCATTGATGCCGGCTTTTCACAACGCAATCTTTTGCGATGGGTCGAGTACTAACAAATTTGTGTTGAACCTCGGTGGCATCGCCAACATTTCTCGCCTGGGGGATAACCCGATCGGCTTTGATACAGGGCCGAGCAATTGCCTCCTTGATCAATGGATTGAGCATCACCTGGGCAAGCGATTTGATCTAAACGGTCAATGGGCTAACACTGGCTCTGTGCTCGAACCAGTGCTCGAAAAATTAATGCATGACCCGTATCTTCAACAAGCCAACCCCAAAAGCACAGGCACGGATTATTATAATCTCGAGTGGCTGGCGCAACAAATTAGCGACCTTGAAACCTTCGCCGCACAAGATATACAAGCGACGCTTCTTGCCTTTACAGTCGAGACCATCGCGCTAGCGTTACAGCAATTGAATGCGGCTCAAGGCTCACTATACGTATGCGGCGGCGGTGCACAGAACCAAGCACTGATGCTTAAATTGCGCGCCAAGCTCGCAAATTTCGAGGTGGCCACCACCGACAAAATCGGCGTGCCGAGTGACTGGGTTGAAGCGGTCGGCTTTGCCTGGCTTGGCTATTGCTTCATGCAGCAGATTCCAAGCAACCTCCCGAGCGTCACCGGTGCATCTGCTGCGGTGGTGCTTGGTGAACGCTTTGAACCGAATTCTTGA
- the erpA gene encoding iron-sulfur cluster insertion protein ErpA, producing MIETEQATPASPLDFTTAAASKVAELIEEEANDQLKLRVYVQGGGCSGFQYGFTFDEEQQEDDTSVDRDGVRLLVDPMSFQYLIGAKIDYKDDLEGARFIINNPNASTTCGCGSSFSA from the coding sequence ATGATAGAGACTGAACAAGCTACACCAGCATCCCCGCTTGATTTCACTACAGCGGCGGCGAGTAAGGTGGCAGAACTAATTGAAGAAGAGGCCAATGATCAATTAAAGTTACGTGTTTACGTACAAGGTGGTGGTTGCTCTGGATTTCAGTATGGCTTCACTTTTGATGAAGAGCAGCAAGAAGATGATACCTCGGTAGATCGGGACGGCGTACGTCTACTCGTCGATCCGATGAGTTTTCAGTACTTGATCGGCGCCAAAATTGACTATAAAGATGATTTGGAAGGAGCCCGTTTTATTATCAATAATCCGAATGCCAGCACTACTTGTGGCTGTGGGTCTTCATTCTCGGCTTAG
- a CDS encoding bactofilin family protein codes for MKRNKEKTSKPVETIDTLIGSGSILQGDLEFTGGLRVDGHIKGHVSAQDSNNGTLVLSESGVIEGDVNVPHVVVNGTVRGNIASNGHVELQANAKVTGDIHYKAVEMELGAVLNGSLVSDVSSPVYDVVSGGKEKNEA; via the coding sequence ATGAAAAGAAATAAAGAAAAAACGAGCAAGCCGGTTGAAACGATTGATACATTGATCGGCTCTGGTTCTATTCTACAGGGCGATTTGGAGTTTACTGGCGGTTTGCGAGTCGATGGCCATATCAAGGGTCATGTGTCTGCTCAGGATAGTAATAACGGTACCTTGGTGTTGAGCGAATCAGGTGTGATTGAAGGCGACGTCAATGTGCCGCATGTGGTAGTGAATGGCACGGTTCGTGGAAATATTGCATCCAATGGCCATGTCGAATTGCAGGCTAATGCGAAAGTAACAGGCGATATCCACTATAAAGCGGTAGAAATGGAGCTGGGCGCGGTGTTGAACGGAAGTTTAGTGTCTGATGTCAGTTCCCCGGTGTATGATGTGGTGTCCGGCGGTAAAGAGAAAAACGAGGCTTGA
- a CDS encoding DUF6776 family protein encodes MIRKPTSDLTIRPKMSRSLIMTLTVVGFFVFFACLYLAYGQGIRAGHVRFAEDQALIEQMRSTLDEHRTQTTEAQQSLAFAQRQLQIQEEAYRQISKAYANSEQKNSVLGSRLDFYRSIISPEDGQSGPAIQDLDYTYADGRLSFDITLVQAIKHKHQVRGNLKITLYQNDTALAQWPVSSTRSVSYQYFQQVSGFIEQSELSAAAKLKVELSLQDGETLERWFDVASPAVEAINTNEVSPTS; translated from the coding sequence ATGATCCGCAAGCCGACCAGTGATTTAACGATCCGCCCTAAGATGTCTAGATCGTTGATTATGACGTTAACGGTTGTCGGGTTCTTTGTGTTCTTTGCGTGCCTATATCTTGCATATGGGCAGGGTATTCGTGCTGGGCACGTGCGATTTGCTGAAGATCAAGCGCTGATTGAGCAAATGCGCTCGACCTTGGATGAGCATAGAACTCAAACAACTGAGGCGCAACAAAGTTTAGCTTTTGCTCAGCGTCAGTTGCAGATTCAAGAAGAAGCCTATCGCCAAATTTCAAAGGCGTATGCCAATTCCGAGCAAAAAAATAGTGTATTGGGATCGCGCTTGGATTTTTATCGAAGTATTATCTCCCCTGAAGACGGCCAAAGTGGGCCAGCAATTCAAGATTTAGATTACACCTACGCTGACGGGCGACTCTCATTCGATATTACTTTGGTGCAAGCGATTAAGCATAAGCATCAAGTCCGTGGCAATTTGAAGATCACGCTATACCAAAACGACACGGCGCTCGCACAATGGCCAGTGTCGAGTACGAGAAGTGTCAGTTATCAATATTTTCAGCAGGTTTCAGGTTTTATTGAGCAGTCTGAATTATCTGCGGCGGCTAAGCTTAAAGTTGAACTATCACTTCAAGATGGCGAGACACTTGAGCGCTGGTTTGACGTGGCAAGCCCGGCGGTTGAAGCTATAAACACTAACGAAGTATCTCCGACTTCTTAG
- the argC gene encoding N-acetyl-gamma-glutamyl-phosphate reductase translates to MNKIKVGIIGGTGYTGVELLRLLVTHPSIDVALITSRAEAGREVVDLFPSLRGFTDLCFSPPDTELLTACDLVFSATPNGIAMTHARALTAAGTKLIDLAADFRIRDIATWEKWYGMQHACPELVAQAVYGLPEMNRQEITNAMIVANPGCYPTATTLGLLPLVQAGLIRSNNLIVDAKSGVTGAGRGANVASLFSEVADSFRAYGVAGHRHHPEITQNIQSVSKSTVDLTFVPHLVPMLRGIHATIYADLIDLDKSLEDVHHMVSSFYADEAFVDVMPLGSHPDTRSVKTSNMCRIALHKAGGSGKLVILSVIDNLTKGAAGQAVQNMNIMLGLDETLGLMSPAVMP, encoded by the coding sequence GTGAACAAAATAAAGGTTGGAATAATTGGCGGCACTGGCTATACCGGTGTTGAGCTTCTAAGGTTGTTGGTCACGCATCCATCGATCGACGTTGCCTTAATTACCTCACGTGCTGAGGCCGGTCGCGAAGTAGTCGATTTGTTTCCGAGTTTGCGAGGTTTCACCGACTTATGTTTTAGCCCGCCTGACACTGAGCTATTAACGGCATGTGATCTCGTTTTTAGTGCGACTCCGAACGGCATAGCAATGACGCATGCTCGCGCGCTTACCGCCGCGGGTACTAAGTTAATTGATTTGGCTGCTGATTTTCGAATTCGTGATATCGCGACTTGGGAAAAGTGGTACGGCATGCAGCACGCTTGTCCTGAGTTGGTCGCACAAGCGGTCTACGGCTTGCCTGAGATGAATCGTCAAGAGATTACGAATGCGATGATTGTTGCCAACCCAGGATGTTATCCCACTGCAACGACATTGGGCTTGTTGCCGTTGGTGCAGGCTGGCTTGATTCGTTCTAACAATTTGATTGTGGACGCGAAGTCAGGAGTAACTGGTGCTGGGCGAGGAGCAAATGTGGCAAGTTTGTTCAGCGAAGTCGCTGATAGCTTTAGGGCCTATGGTGTAGCGGGGCATCGTCATCATCCTGAGATAACACAAAATATTCAATCCGTGTCTAAAAGCACGGTCGACCTTACCTTTGTGCCGCATTTGGTGCCGATGTTAAGGGGTATTCATGCCACAATCTATGCTGATTTGATCGATCTAGATAAGTCGCTAGAAGATGTCCATCACATGGTTTCTAGCTTTTATGCTGATGAGGCGTTTGTCGATGTGATGCCGCTTGGTTCGCATCCCGACACGCGTTCGGTAAAGACTTCAAATATGTGTAGAATCGCATTGCACAAGGCTGGCGGATCGGGCAAATTAGTCATCCTGTCTGTTATTGATAACCTAACTAAGGGCGCGGCGGGTCAAGCGGTACAAAACATGAATATTATGCTCGGACTCGATGAAACTTTAGGGTTGATGAGTCCAGCGGTCATGCCGTGA
- the rpsI gene encoding 30S ribosomal protein S9: protein MATSEVYLGTGRRKSSTARVRIQSGAGSITVNQRPLDEYFGRETARMIVRQPLVLLDMEGTFDINVNVQGGGGSGQAGAIRHGITRALLAYDEALRPALRAAGFVTRDAREVERKKVGLKGARRKPQFSKR, encoded by the coding sequence ATGGCAACTTCAGAAGTATATTTAGGCACTGGCCGACGTAAATCATCGACTGCACGTGTACGCATTCAGTCAGGTGCTGGCTCAATCACTGTTAATCAACGTCCATTAGACGAGTACTTTGGCCGTGAGACCGCACGCATGATCGTGCGTCAGCCGCTAGTTTTGTTGGATATGGAAGGCACTTTTGACATCAACGTTAACGTCCAAGGCGGCGGTGGTAGTGGTCAAGCTGGAGCGATCCGACACGGCATTACTCGCGCACTGCTTGCTTATGACGAAGCGTTGCGACCTGCACTTCGTGCAGCTGGCTTTGTTACACGTGATGCTCGTGAAGTCGAACGTAAGAAAGTGGGCCTCAAAGGCGCGCGTCGCAAGCCACAGTTCTCGAAACGTTAA
- the rplM gene encoding 50S ribosomal protein L13, with the protein MKTFSAKPAEVKREWFVIDAADKVLGRVATEIAVRLRGKHKPEYTPHVDTGDHIVVINAEKIAVTGNKEEDKMYYRHTGFPGGIKDVNVRKLREHAPERIIENAVRGMLPKNPLGRAMFKKLHIYVGPEHKHQAQEPKALEI; encoded by the coding sequence ATGAAAACATTTTCCGCAAAGCCAGCAGAGGTAAAGCGCGAGTGGTTCGTCATTGACGCCGCTGACAAAGTGCTTGGCCGTGTGGCGACTGAAATCGCCGTTCGTTTGCGTGGCAAACACAAACCTGAATACACTCCGCACGTCGACACTGGTGACCATATCGTGGTTATCAATGCTGAGAAAATTGCCGTAACTGGTAATAAAGAAGAAGACAAAATGTACTACCGACACACTGGTTTCCCCGGTGGTATTAAAGATGTCAATGTTCGCAAACTTCGTGAGCATGCACCTGAGCGTATTATCGAAAATGCAGTGCGTGGCATGTTGCCAAAGAACCCTTTGGGACGCGCAATGTTTAAAAAGTTACACATCTATGTTGGTCCTGAGCACAAGCATCAAGCTCAAGAGCCAAAAGCACTCGAAATCTAG
- the coq7 gene encoding 2-polyprenyl-3-methyl-6-methoxy-1,4-benzoquinone monooxygenase, producing the protein MKHQPSTFIDQLVSSLDHGLRSTFTKPAADRVSPGDAIQQDPLHEQPNLKQYSASLMRVNHVGEVCAQALYQGQALTSRSPEVRKKMQYAAKEEIDHLNWCYQRIEQLDGHTSYLNPIWYLGSLALGIGAGLTGDRWSLGFLAETERQVVEHLESHLDRLPKQDTISRAVVTQMAKDEAQHADMAETSGAAELPRPIKDLMRATAKIMTTLSEKI; encoded by the coding sequence ATGAAACACCAGCCCAGCACATTCATAGATCAACTTGTTAGCAGTCTCGACCACGGGCTACGCAGCACATTTACCAAACCAGCGGCCGACCGAGTGTCTCCCGGCGATGCAATTCAGCAAGACCCGCTGCATGAACAACCCAATCTAAAGCAATACTCAGCCTCGTTGATGCGGGTAAACCATGTTGGTGAAGTATGCGCTCAAGCCCTTTACCAAGGTCAAGCGTTAACCTCGCGGTCGCCAGAAGTTAGAAAGAAGATGCAATACGCCGCAAAGGAAGAAATTGATCACCTAAACTGGTGCTATCAACGAATTGAACAACTTGACGGTCACACTAGCTACTTAAACCCTATCTGGTATTTGGGGTCACTGGCATTAGGAATCGGCGCTGGTTTAACCGGAGATCGGTGGAGCTTAGGCTTTTTGGCTGAAACTGAGCGACAAGTTGTTGAGCATCTTGAATCACATTTAGATCGGCTGCCAAAACAAGACACGATTAGCCGTGCGGTCGTCACACAAATGGCCAAAGATGAAGCTCAGCACGCGGATATGGCCGAAACCAGTGGCGCGGCAGAACTACCGAGACCAATAAAAGATTTAATGCGCGCTACCGCGAAAATCATGACGACGCTAAGCGAGAAAATCTAG
- a CDS encoding COX15/CtaA family protein produces the protein MNQTPEYRHALALGYWLLFCAAVVYLMIVVGGVTRLTQSGLSMVEWSPIMGIIPPIGEAEWMAVFEKYRLSPEYLKVNAGMSLHEFKSIFYWEYGHRVLGRVIGLIYLIPLLIFLYRGMVPKAWYGRLFGLFVLGGLQGLMGWYMVKSGLVDMPRVSQYRLTAHLGLALIIFATMLWFAMDFLRGETKSANVSAGYLKWTAAAVLVVFVMMLSGGFVAGTKAGYIMNTFPLMNGEWVPVGIANMQPAWRNLFENPITIQFIHRAIAVLVALTVLACFWVSRRQAFQTYAWVLLGLMLLQVTLGISALVTRVPVALGAAHQAGAVALLSAALLVAHVARKHAESS, from the coding sequence ATGAATCAAACACCGGAATATCGGCATGCCTTAGCGCTCGGTTATTGGCTGTTGTTTTGCGCTGCTGTCGTCTACCTGATGATAGTCGTTGGCGGTGTTACCCGCCTTACTCAGTCTGGCTTGTCTATGGTGGAATGGTCTCCAATAATGGGTATTATTCCGCCGATTGGTGAGGCTGAATGGATGGCTGTGTTTGAGAAGTACCGGCTCTCACCAGAGTATTTGAAAGTGAATGCGGGTATGTCGCTGCATGAGTTTAAATCCATTTTCTATTGGGAATATGGGCATCGTGTACTGGGTCGAGTTATTGGCTTGATATACCTCATTCCGCTATTGATATTTCTGTATAGAGGAATGGTTCCCAAGGCATGGTACGGTCGCTTATTTGGCTTGTTTGTGCTGGGTGGGCTACAAGGCTTGATGGGTTGGTATATGGTTAAAAGTGGTCTAGTTGATATGCCACGAGTTAGTCAGTACCGCCTAACGGCGCACCTTGGCTTAGCTTTGATTATCTTTGCCACGATGTTGTGGTTCGCCATGGATTTTCTGCGGGGTGAAACTAAGTCTGCTAATGTTTCTGCTGGCTACCTTAAGTGGACCGCGGCAGCTGTATTGGTGGTGTTCGTCATGATGTTAAGCGGCGGTTTTGTTGCTGGCACTAAAGCCGGTTACATCATGAATACCTTTCCGTTGATGAATGGTGAGTGGGTGCCAGTGGGCATCGCTAATATGCAGCCTGCATGGCGCAATTTATTTGAAAACCCAATTACCATCCAATTTATCCATCGCGCAATTGCTGTGTTGGTAGCGTTAACCGTGCTGGCGTGTTTCTGGGTGTCTAGGCGTCAAGCATTTCAAACTTATGCGTGGGTTTTACTGGGGCTTATGCTGCTGCAAGTTACGCTCGGAATTTCAGCGCTGGTAACACGCGTGCCAGTCGCACTGGGAGCGGCACATCAGGCCGGTGCAGTCGCCTTGTTGTCGGCGGCGTTATTGGTTGCGCATGTTGCTCGTAAGCACGCGGAATCGAGTTAA
- the fabB gene encoding beta-ketoacyl-ACP synthase I: MNRVVVTGMGVVSSLGNDVASVTESLRNGKSGIQFCEDYAELGMRSQIAGRIHIDQAALIDRKKLRFMGDAAAFSYIAMEQAIEDAGLDPESLRDPRVGLITGSGGGSPSNNVLAAEIAKERGVKRVGPYAVPKTMGSTTSACLSTMFGIQGTSYSISSACSTSAHCIGHAADLIRGGRHHTVFAGGGEEEHWTMSILFDAMGAMSSKYNDTPTSASRTYDANRDGFVIAGGGGILVLEDYEHAKARGAKIYAELVGFGATSDGYDMVAPSGEGAIRCMQQAMETVDGPIDYVNTHGTSTPVGDLKELEALKAVFKDKVPFISATKSLSGHALGAAGVHEAIYSLIMMKEKFLTASANIKDLDPAALGLPILLENLSQKVRTIMSNSFGFGGTNATLVFQDI; this comes from the coding sequence ATGAATAGAGTAGTTGTTACCGGAATGGGTGTAGTGTCGAGTCTTGGCAATGATGTGGCGTCAGTTACAGAAAGTTTGCGAAATGGCAAGTCAGGTATTCAGTTCTGTGAGGATTATGCTGAGCTTGGTATGCGCAGTCAGATTGCTGGTCGAATTCATATCGACCAAGCGGCGCTGATCGATCGTAAGAAACTTCGTTTTATGGGCGATGCGGCCGCATTTAGCTATATTGCGATGGAGCAAGCGATTGAAGATGCTGGCCTCGACCCTGAGTCATTGCGAGATCCTCGCGTCGGCTTGATTACTGGTTCGGGCGGTGGTTCACCGTCTAATAACGTACTGGCCGCTGAGATTGCTAAAGAACGCGGCGTTAAGCGTGTTGGTCCGTACGCAGTTCCGAAAACGATGGGCAGTACTACATCTGCCTGTTTGTCGACTATGTTTGGTATTCAGGGTACTAGTTACTCAATCAGCTCGGCCTGTTCAACTAGTGCGCACTGTATCGGCCACGCTGCGGATCTTATTCGCGGTGGTCGTCATCACACGGTGTTTGCCGGTGGCGGCGAAGAAGAGCATTGGACTATGTCGATTTTATTTGATGCAATGGGAGCAATGTCGAGTAAATATAACGACACACCAACCAGCGCATCCCGTACTTATGATGCCAATCGAGACGGATTTGTAATCGCCGGTGGTGGTGGCATTTTAGTATTGGAAGATTATGAGCACGCAAAAGCTCGCGGCGCCAAGATCTATGCTGAGTTAGTTGGCTTTGGCGCAACGTCTGATGGCTATGACATGGTTGCACCATCCGGTGAAGGAGCGATTCGTTGTATGCAGCAAGCGATGGAGACGGTAGACGGCCCTATTGATTATGTAAACACTCATGGAACGTCGACGCCAGTTGGTGATCTAAAAGAGCTAGAAGCATTAAAAGCAGTGTTCAAAGATAAAGTGCCATTCATTAGTGCGACTAAATCTTTGTCTGGTCATGCTTTAGGTGCAGCTGGTGTGCACGAGGCGATTTATTCACTGATTATGATGAAAGAAAAGTTCTTAACGGCATCGGCTAATATCAAAGACTTGGATCCTGCGGCGTTGGGTTTGCCCATTTTGTTGGAAAACTTGAGCCAAAAGGTTCGCACAATCATGTCGAATAGTTTCGGTTTTGGCGGCACTAATGCAACCTTGGTGTTTCAGGACATCTAA
- the fabA gene encoding bifunctional 3-hydroxydecanoyl-ACP dehydratase/trans-2-decenoyl-ACP isomerase, producing the protein MKKQSSYSYQDIIAHGNGELPGQDMSRLPLPPMLMFDRIVEINDDGGSHGKGMVIAELDIKPELWFFDCHFKGDPVMPGCLGLDAVWQLVGFYLSWLGMPGKGRALGVGEVKFTGQVEPDAKLVRYEVEMKRVISRRLNMGIGDAKVLLDGECIYTMKDLKVGLFGADK; encoded by the coding sequence ATGAAAAAGCAAAGTAGCTATAGTTACCAAGACATTATCGCTCATGGCAATGGAGAGTTGCCAGGTCAGGACATGTCGCGACTTCCTCTTCCTCCGATGTTGATGTTTGACCGTATCGTTGAGATTAATGATGACGGTGGCAGTCACGGTAAGGGCATGGTGATCGCTGAGCTTGATATCAAACCTGAGTTGTGGTTTTTCGATTGTCACTTTAAAGGTGACCCTGTTATGCCTGGCTGCTTGGGGCTTGATGCTGTGTGGCAGCTGGTGGGATTTTATCTCTCATGGTTGGGTATGCCTGGTAAAGGTCGCGCATTGGGCGTAGGCGAAGTTAAGTTTACCGGCCAAGTGGAGCCTGATGCTAAATTGGTGCGCTACGAAGTTGAGATGAAGCGCGTGATTTCGCGACGCTTAAATATGGGCATCGGTGATGCGAAAGTCTTGCTTGATGGCGAGTGCATCTACACGATGAAAGATTTGAAAGTCGGGCTGTTCGGCGCTGACAAATAA
- a CDS encoding AEC family transporter yields MIQQVFSIVVPLFVIAAVGYFYGSRVRPEMRITNQLIMDVFMPALIFHVMIQEDFYPSQYLPIMLAGVLLMLGSGVIAFGLARLIHLPWRGFVPPAMFSNWANLGLPLYVFSLGDAALGAGVMLVVAGNILCFTIGTYIYSGKLSSLEVLKTPVIVAVILGGAFNFLDIRLPLAFDKSVEMLGQIAIPLMLFSLGVRLTRASWKDSRAGVIMAMFCPMVGVALALLLIELIPMSAMHQNILILFGALPPAVVNFILAEQYQTEPDAVASMVLIGNFFAVISLPVVLFFVLSN; encoded by the coding sequence ATGATCCAACAAGTTTTTTCCATTGTCGTTCCGTTGTTTGTTATTGCTGCAGTGGGTTATTTCTACGGCTCTCGTGTGCGACCGGAAATGCGCATAACTAATCAGTTGATAATGGATGTGTTTATGCCAGCGCTGATTTTCCACGTCATGATCCAAGAAGACTTTTACCCATCGCAGTATCTTCCGATCATGCTGGCAGGCGTGCTTCTCATGCTGGGCTCTGGGGTAATCGCATTTGGCTTAGCGCGTCTTATTCACTTGCCTTGGCGTGGTTTTGTACCGCCTGCAATGTTTTCAAATTGGGCGAATCTCGGTCTGCCGCTGTACGTATTCTCGCTCGGCGATGCGGCATTGGGGGCTGGGGTGATGTTGGTGGTGGCCGGAAATATTCTGTGTTTCACCATTGGCACGTATATTTACTCGGGAAAATTGTCTAGTTTGGAAGTGCTCAAAACGCCGGTTATCGTGGCGGTCATATTAGGTGGAGCCTTTAACTTTCTGGATATTCGATTACCGCTGGCGTTTGATAAGTCCGTTGAGATGCTAGGGCAAATTGCAATTCCTTTGATGTTGTTTTCGCTTGGGGTGCGGCTCACTCGCGCTAGTTGGAAAGATTCTCGTGCTGGTGTCATTATGGCCATGTTCTGCCCGATGGTCGGTGTGGCTCTGGCCTTGCTGCTGATTGAATTGATTCCCATGAGTGCAATGCATCAAAATATTCTGATTTTGTTTGGAGCTTTACCACCAGCTGTGGTCAACTTTATTCTCGCTGAGCAATACCAAACTGAGCCTGATGCAGTGGCTTCGATGGTGCTGATTGGTAATTTCTTTGCGGTTATTTCTTTGCCTGTTGTGCTCTTTTTTGTTCTATCGAACTAA